The nucleotide window GATGAGCAGGGAGCGGATGAGCTTGTTTTCCTTGATATATCCGCTTCCGTTGAAGGAAGGAAGACAATGGTCGAGGTTGTCCGTGAAGTCGCTTCAGAGCTGGCAATCCCGTTCACAGTTGGCGGCGGCATCAACACACTCGAGGATATGAAGAGAATGCTTCGCTCAGGTGCTGATAAAGTATCTTTGAACACCGCGGCTGTTAACAATCCGAAATTGATCAGTGAAGGCTCCGATTTCTTTGGCGCCCAGTGCATTGTCGTTGCCATCGATGCGAAATATGACCCAGAACTTGGCTCATGGCGGGTCTACACTCATGGCGGCCGAACGCCGACAGAGTGGGAAGTGATTGAATGGGCAAAAGAGGCTGTCCGCCTAGGAGCTGGAGAGATCCTTTTGACAAGCATGGACAGCGACG belongs to Mesobacillus subterraneus and includes:
- the hisF gene encoding imidazole glycerol phosphate synthase subunit HisF; translation: MLSKRIIPCLDVKEGRVVKGVQFVQLRDAGDPVELARFYDEQGADELVFLDISASVEGRKTMVEVVREVASELAIPFTVGGGINTLEDMKRMLRSGADKVSLNTAAVNNPKLISEGSDFFGAQCIVVAIDAKYDPELGSWRVYTHGGRTPTEWEVIEWAKEAVRLGAGEILLTSMDSDGEKKGFDLALTRAVSEAVTVPVIASGGAGNADHFADAFNEGKADAALAASIFHYRETSVKEVKSHLREKGVTVR